The Saccharomonospora cyanea NA-134 genome includes a region encoding these proteins:
- a CDS encoding Gfo/Idh/MocA family protein codes for MRIGFLSTAHIHVDAYVDNVRRAGAEVIGVADDDVERGRRWASAHSVPWFSSPEQLLDAGADAVVVCSETVHHRRLVEQAAAAGVAVLCEKPLATTEEDARAIVEACASAGVPLMTAFPMRFSPPIRECAALLADGAFGRLHACTGTNQSVLPARHGAWFADPVLAGGGAIMDHTVHLADILRWYLGEDPVEVYAATNRVLHRDTVTVETGGLVMLGYADGVFATIDSSWSRPETYPTWGGLTLELVGEHGTIAVDAFSQYLTVHGGSQGITRPMWGSDANQGMIDEFLDAVHHRRTPSVTGEDGLAATRVALAAYRSAAEGQPVSLAVP; via the coding sequence ATGAGAATCGGGTTCCTGTCCACCGCTCACATCCACGTCGACGCCTATGTGGACAACGTCCGACGCGCCGGTGCCGAGGTGATCGGGGTCGCCGACGACGACGTCGAACGCGGCCGCCGTTGGGCGAGCGCGCACTCGGTGCCGTGGTTCTCCTCGCCGGAGCAACTGTTGGACGCCGGGGCGGACGCGGTCGTCGTCTGTTCCGAGACCGTGCATCACCGCCGCCTCGTGGAGCAGGCAGCGGCCGCCGGGGTCGCCGTGCTGTGCGAGAAGCCGCTGGCCACGACCGAGGAGGACGCGCGCGCCATCGTCGAGGCGTGCGCGAGCGCGGGCGTGCCGTTGATGACGGCGTTCCCGATGCGCTTCAGCCCGCCGATACGGGAGTGCGCCGCGCTCCTCGCCGACGGAGCGTTCGGCCGCCTCCACGCGTGCACCGGCACGAACCAGAGCGTGCTGCCCGCGCGGCACGGCGCTTGGTTCGCCGACCCCGTACTGGCCGGTGGCGGCGCGATCATGGACCACACGGTGCATCTCGCCGACATCCTGCGCTGGTACCTCGGCGAGGACCCGGTGGAGGTGTACGCGGCGACCAACCGGGTCCTCCACCGCGACACCGTCACCGTCGAGACGGGTGGGCTGGTGATGCTCGGCTACGCCGACGGTGTGTTCGCGACCATCGACTCCAGCTGGAGCCGCCCCGAGACCTACCCCACGTGGGGTGGGCTCACTCTGGAACTGGTGGGGGAGCACGGCACCATCGCCGTCGACGCGTTCAGCCAGTACCTCACCGTCCACGGTGGCTCTCAGGGGATCACCCGACCGATGTGGGGATCCGACGCCAACCAGGGCATGATCGACGAGTTCCTCGACGCGGTCCATCACCGCCGCACGCCGTCGGTCACCGGTGAGGACGGGCTGGCGGCGACGAGGGTGGCGTTGGCCGCCTACCGGTCGGCCGCCGAGGGACAACCGGTGAGCCTGGCCGTGCCGTAG